ACGCTTGATACGTAAATAAACGGCTTTACCACGGATAGGGAAGTCCTGAACTTCAATCTCAGGGAGGAAACCTTTTGAGTGAAGATGGAGATCAGAGTACTCGGAAGGAATAGTCGCTTTCTCCTCTAAATAAAGAATAAAGCAAGTATCCTGAGATACATGATTGACTAGGGTGAAGTAATCAAGGATTCCTGAAGGCAAGAACAAGCTTAAAGAAGCAACAGGATCAATCGTTTGGGAAGAGGATGTTTTCATGATGCAAAAATAAGAATTTTAACGCAATCCCCCAAATTTTCAGACTGAGCCCCGAAAACCCTGTGGGTGATTAATCGTAAACGATGAGTTATAATACTGGTACCCAATCAAGCGGTTGTCTGACATACTTAATTTAATAATGCCTTAAAAGAATCTGTATTCTTACATTGCAATATTGGAATTTTTTCAAAATATTATGCCCACAGGGTTTTCGGACTGATCCGATAAAAGTATCTTGCACACCGTCTGCTGTGATTACTTAGTTGTTCCTTCCTGTTGACGGTAATTCCCATTTGTTTCAAGCACTTGAAACAAAGTGTTCATAGGCTTGAAACAAGGTGTTTACTTACTTGGAACAAAGTGTTTCATTACTTTGAACAAGTAATTTGATGCCTTGATTCTATAAATGGCTGCATAGTTTTCGGGAATTATCAGGAACTTTTTGAAAAAGACAAAGGAGGTGTGTCGTAATGCACGATACACCTTCTTTTTTATTCATTACTATACAACTCGGTTCATTTTCTTTAAGCTGCGATATTTTGAGGATTTCTTTGATTTATGTGTTCGCAACATCTAAATATAGCTACTGTAAACTCATAAAACCGTCTAATCAGCCAATCCATACCTTCTTTAGCCATTTTTGCACACATCTTTTTTATATTGAAGGCAACGGCAAAGAAGGCAAAGTCCATGAAGACCTTATCCTTTCCAAAATGGCGGAAACGTTTGTAATTCATATTGTTTTTCATTTGTCCGAACACGGCTTCCGGTTCTATGCATCTTTGTCCTCTGTGTTTCAGTCCTTCCTTGGAACATAGCAACTCTTTAGCTTTCTGCCTGTATTTTCTGAGCCTGTGATTCAGTTCTATCGTCCTGTTTCCTTTTGCTTTAAAACATCGGCATCTTAGCGGACAGCCTTCACATCTGACGGCTCTGTATCTGGCATTCTCGCTGACATATCCGGATGCGGTTTTCACATGTCCGGTCCCTATTCTTTGCATCTTCTGTCCCATGGGGCAAATGCAAAAGTCATGTTCTTCATTGTAGTAGAAGTTTTCCGCCTTGAACGGGTCCGGTTTGAACCTCGACCGCTGTTCCATGTGGAAGTAGTTGTACTTGACGTAGGCTTCCATACCGTTTTCTGACATGAAGCGGTAATTCTCCTCAGAACCGTAGCCGGAATCGGCCACCACCGTATGGGCCAACCTGTCATATCTGCCTGAGAAGGATTGCAGGAAAGGTATCATGGTCAGTGTATCCGTAGGGTTCGGGAAGAGTGCAAAATCGGTAATGAACTGGTTCTCGGTGCCGATCTGGAGGTTGTAACCGGGCTTTGTCTGGCCGTTACGCATGGCATCCTCCTTCATTCTCATGAAAGTAGCGTCCTTGTCCGTTTTGGAATAGGAGTTCCTGTCCTGCAGCGTGTCCAGATGGTTGGCGTATTCCTGCAGCTTGTCCCTGTGCTCCTCCAGTTCCTTCAGCTGTTTGCGTTTCTTTTTCAACGCAGTCTTTTCCTCTTTCGTGGAGGGTTCAGGAACCTGTTCAAGGGCTTGACGCAATTCTCCCGCCATTTCAGTCAGCATGGCCGGAGTGAATTCTATTTCCTCATTGCTTTCCGATGAGTTCTCCTGGGCGATGACATCGTCTGTCTGTTCCAACAGGACATGTATCTTCTTCATCAGACGTTCACGGTTCCGCTCAACCGTTTTTCGCCAGACGAAAGTATACTTGTTGGCTTTGGACTCAATCTTGGTCCCGTCAATATATTCCACATTCAGGCTGATGAAGCCTTTGGAAGAGAGAAGGAGTACGGTTTGGGTAAATACTTCGTTGATTTCCTTCTTCACCCGGTTGCGGAAACGGTTGATGGTAATGAAATCCGGTTTCTCATATCCGGCAAGCCAGATATAATGGATGTCACGGTGAAGGAGCTTCTCAATTTTCCGGCAGGAATAGACGTTGTTCATATAGGCATATAGAATGACCTTGAGCATCATCCTGGGATGGTAAGGGCTGCGGCCGCATTCCTTATACAACTTCCTGAAACTTTCAAGATTCAGGCTATCAACCAGAGCGTTAACCATGCGCACCGGATCATTCTCTGCAATATCCTCGTCAATTCTTTGAGGAAAAAGAACTGTTTGGTTGGGATTGTAAGGACGAAAATGTATCTTTGTCATAGTATAAATTGTATGCTTAAAGATACAAATTCTTTAGGTAATAACAAAGCCCCAGCTTGTGAAAGTAGGGGCTTTGTGCATAAAAAAAGAAGGTGCGCATTTTGACACACCTTCATTTATTTTAAACACTTCGATGTTTATTATAAACTAGTCAAGAATCCATCTTTTTTCAGCATTTAATATTTAATTCATTCAGAACCTTGCGTATTGCCTCAAATGTAGTAATACGAGTAGGAACCAGCGGCAAACGAAGTTTATTTTCAATCATTCCCATCGCATTTAACATTGATTTTACACCTGCCGGATTTCCATCAACAAATAACAGGTTAAATAATTCTGTAAATCGATGGTGAATAGTCAATGCATTGGCAAAGTCTCCTTGAAGCGCCAAACGTGTCATGCGACTAAATTCACGAGGAAAAGCATTACCAATTACCGAAATCACGCCAACAGCTCCCAATGTTATGAGAGGAAAGGTAATGCCATCATCTCCAGAGATTACATTAAAGTTTTCCGGTTTATTTTTAATAATATCATCCATTTGCGTGATATTGCCGGATGCTTCTTTAATAGCAATTACGTTATTGAAATCACGGGCAATCCGCAACGTAGTTTCAGCAGTCATATTTACTCCCGTACGCCCTGGGACATTATACAATACAATGGGGAGCTCCGTAGCTTCCGCAATCGCTTTATAATGCTGATAAATACCTTCTTGAGAAGGTTTATTATAATATGGCACCACAGACAGTATAGCATCAACCCCTGTAAAATCATCGTTTTTCAATGTTTCTACAATAGCACGAGTATTATTACCACCTACACCCAACAGAATAGGAATTCTTCCGTTAACGCGGTCAATTACCATCTTTTTTATAGTTTTCTTTTCTTCCTCGGTCAGAGTCGGTGTTTCAGCTGTAGTTCCCAGCACACACAAGAAATCCGCATTATTCTGCAATAGATAGTCCACCATACGCATCAACGCGTCATAGTCAACGCTCTCATCCTCTTTGAAAGGAGTAATCAGTGCTACCCCCATTCCTTTCAATTTAGTCTGTATCATGAGTTTTAATTATAATCTCTAATTTATTTAGCCGCAAAAGTACGAATATTTTTCTTATCTTACGATATAAGTTTCAGAAATTCGTCTTCGCTTAATATGGTTATTCCAAGTTTTTTTGCTTTTTCGAGCTTTGCAGGTCCCATATTATCTCCAGCCAGGATAAAACTCGTTTTTGCGGAAATGCTTCCAACATTTTTCCCTCCGTTTTTCTCGATAAGTTCCTTATATTCGTCACGTGAGTGATGGATAAACACACCGCTAATAACAATTGACTGTCCTGCCAACTTATCAGTGTATCCACTCAAATCTTCCTCTGTTCGATAAAGTTGTAGACCAGCTTCCTTTAGCCTGTTAACCAACTCACGATTAGATTCGTTAGCAAAATAAGCAAGTATACTTTGAGCAATTTTCTCTCCGATTTCATCGATACTTACCAATCTTTCAAGATCTGCCTGCTGTAAATCATCGATATTCTCAAATGACTTCGCTATCTTTTTGGCCACAGTCTCGCCAACAAAGCGGATTCCTAAAGCAAAGATTACACGCTCGAAAGGAACTGTTTTACTTTGCGCAATTCCCCTTACGATATTCTCTGCCGATTTTTCACCCATACGATCCAAACCTTTGATATCACCAGCTGTAAGTTTATACAAGTCGGCCGTATTTTCAATTAATCCCAAACGATAGAACATATCCACCGTTTCCGGCCCTAATCCATCAATATTCATAGCCTTTCGACTAATAAAATGCTCTATTTTGCCTTTGATTTGAGGAGGACAAGCTGTTTCATTCGGACAATAATGAGCAGCTTCTCCTTCATATCTGACTAATTTACTGCCACATTCGGGACAATTAACGATGAACCGAACCTTCTCACCAAGCATAAAACTACGCGCATCTTTATCTACTCCTGTAATCTTAGGAATAATTTCACCGCCTTTTTCCACATAAACCATGTCTCCAATGTGTAAATCAAGCCCCTCAATAATATCCGCATTATGCAAGGACGCACGTTTTACAACCGTTCCTGAAAGTTGCACAGAATCCAGATTGGCTACCGGTGTGACAGCTCCGGTCCTTCCCACCTGATAAGTCACCTTATTCAAACGGGTCAACGCACGTTCTGCCTGGAATTTATAAGCAATAGCCCATCGAGGAGATTTAGCCGTAAAGCCCAAATTCTTCTGTTGCCTCAAACTGTTCACCTTTAAAACAATCCCATCTGTGGCAACCGGCAGATTTTTACGCTCTACATCCCAATAATTGATAAATTCAAAAACCTCCTCTAATGTTTGGCACTTACGTGTCAAATCGGAGATTTTAAAGCCCCATTTTGCCGCTTCCTGAAGATTTTCATAATGCCCGTCACAAGGCAGGTTATCACCCAGCAAATAATACAAATAAGCATCCAGTTTGCGGGAAGCCACAATAGAAGAATTCTGCAACTTCAATGTGCCGGAAGCCGCATTTCTCGGATTGGCAAAAAGTGGCTCTTCACGCGCTTCCTTCTCTCGATTCAGTTCTTCAAACACTTCCCATGGCATAAGAATTTCTCCACGTATCTCAAAAGAGGCAGGATAATTATCACCATGCAATACAAGCGGAATAGAACGGATCGTTTTCACATTATCCGTCACATCATCCCCCTTTTCTCCATCACCACGGGTGACGGCACGAACTAACTTCCCATTTTCATAAGTCAGCGAAATAGAAGTACCGTCATATTTCATTTCACAACAAATCTCGAAATCCTCATTCAATGCCTTCCGGACACGATCGTAGAAGTCCGTCACTTCCGCTTCCGAATATGTATTTGCCAGTGACAACATAGGATATTTATGAGCCACTTGCGTGAAATTCTTGTTTAAATCGCTACCTACACGCATCGTAGGCGAATTTTCATCTTTATATTCCGGATGTGCCTGTTCCAAATCCTGAAGTTCACGCATCTTGTCGTCAAACTCTTTATCCGAGATTTCAGGAGCATTCAACACATAATAATTATAATTATGCCGGTGAAGTTCGGCACGCAATTCCTCTATTTTTTCCTTTATATCCATATTTCTTCGATTGTTTAAGGCAAAAATACATGTTTATCTTTGAATATTTGTACTTTTGCGAAAAATTAAAAGATTATGCGTATTGATATTATAACAGTTTTACCCGAAATGATTGAAGGTTTCTTCAATTGTTCTATCATGAAACGAGCTCAAGACAAAGGACTTGCAGAAATACATATTCACAATCTGCGTGATTATACCGAAGATAAATATCGCCGTGTCGATGATTATCCCTTTGGAGGGTTTGCCGGAATGGTTATGAAAATAGAACCCATTGAGCGTTGCATCAATGCTCTGAAAGCAGAACGCGACTACGATGAAGTTATTTTCACGACCCCCGACGGAGAACAGTTCAACCAGCCGATGGCCAACAGCCTCTCGTTGGCACAGAATCTCATTATTCTTTGCGGGCATTTCAAAGGTATCGATTATCGCATCCGCGAACACCTGATTACTAAAGAAATCAGCATTGGAGATTACGTATTAACGGGAGGAGAATTGGCAGCAGCGGTGATGGCGGACGCCATCGTACGTATCATCCCCGGAGTCATTTCTGATGAACAGTCCGCACTTTCCGATTCTTTCCAGGATAATTTGCTGGCAGCACCTGTATATACACGACCTGCGGATTATAAAGGATGGAAAGTTCCCGATATTCTCCTATCCGGCCATGAAGCAAAAATCAAAGAATGGGAACTGCAACAATCCCTGGAACGTACCAGAAAACTTCGTCCCGACTTATTGGGAGAATAAAATAAAGTGTAAATAAAAACGACGGTGAAGAATATGTAAATCCTCACCGTCGTTTTTATTTTACCTTCAGTTTATAAAAATCTTGCTGATAGCTAATCGTTAAACACTGACTTATTTTTCATCCGCTATTTCCAGCCTGCTTATTCTTCCTTTACCCAAAAGACAAATAGCATTTTTCTCGCAGACTTAGCGCGAATGGTTATTGTATGTTTTCAATTACACCTCAAGCGCACCAATAATTTCCTTTACAGACTTACATCCATGTCTTTCCAAGTAATTATTTATACCATCCTCCACTTTAATAGTGACAGCAGGATCTATGAAATTTGCCGTACCAATCTGGATAGCCGTCGCACCTGCAAGCATGAATTCGACAGCATCTCTCCAGTCCATAATACCCCCTAAACCAATGACAGGAATATTTACCGCCTTAGCAACTTGCCACACCATACGCAATGCGATAGGTTTTACGGCCGCTCCCGACATTCCTCCTGTTATCGTTGATAAAATAGGGCGTTTACGTTCCGCATCAATCGCCATACCCAGCAATGTATTGATTAATGACACGCTATCTGCACCACTTTCTTCTGCTGCACGAGCTATTTCGGTGATATCCGTAACGTTTGGGGAGAGTTTTACGATAAGTGTCTTTTTGTAAGCAGAACGCACTGCTTTCACTACTTCTGATGCCCCTTTTGCTGACACACCAAAAGCCATACCTCCTTGCTTCACATTGGGGCAAGAGATGTTTAGTTCTATAGCAGGAATTTTGTCAAGTTCATTAATGATTTCAGCCGTTTTCACATAATCCTCGATAGCAGACCCCGAAACGTTTACAATCATATTCGTTTGAATGTCTTTTATACGGGGATATATATGCTCTACAAAGTAGTGAACACCCTTATTTTGCAGTCCTACAGCGTTTAACATCCCAGAAGGAGTCTCTGCCATACGCGGATAAGGATTCCCTTCACGTTTGTGAAGAGTCGTTCCTTTTACAATAATACCACCTATTCGCGTTATATCAATGAAATCAGAGAACTCTTCACCATATCCAAATGTACCGGATGCCGTCATTACCGGATTCTTCATTTGTAATTCACCAATGTTTACACTCAAATCTGCCATAGTAGTTTATTTATATTAAAAACAGGACCTTCTTTACATACACACAAGTGACCTTCTGTCGTATTTTCCACACAGCACAAGCATGCTCCGATACCACAAGCCATTGTATTTTCCAAAGAAACTTCACATTCTATCTGATTACTTTTGGCATATTTTGCCACAGCCACCATCATTGGTTTAGGACCACAAGTGTAAATCTGCTCAAATCGTACCTTATTTAATATAGAATGTTGAGTTACGTATCCTTTTTCGCCATGGCTACCATCTTCCGTAGTAGTATACACCTCTCCATATTTGGCAAACTCTTCCAGTTGCAACAAATCTTTGTCGCTACGGGCACCTAACAAGAACGTAGGTTTGTGGCCTTTTTTAGCCAATTGTTCACCTAAATACAACATGGGAGCTGTTCCGACACCTCCACCAACTAATAAAAGCTTATCAGAAGCCTCTTGCGGCATTGTGTATGCATTTCCCAGCGGAAGCACCACATTAATTGTATCACCGGAATTAGCCTCTGCCAGACGTCTTGTTCCATCACCAACCAGCTGGATCAGAAACCAAACCTCATTTCGCTGTTTATCTACAAAATTAATAGAAATAGGACGACGCAAGAATGTAGTAGGCGAACCGTCCACTCGGATTTCTGCAAACTGCCCAGGTAACATTTCGGGCAGTAATGACTGAGACGTCAATTTTAGCAATACATAGTTTGCATTCAATCTGATATTCTCGGTCACTGTCAGATCTAAAATAAATTTCTTCATGTATGGATATAAAAGTATAAATTCGTATTCCGGGTGCAAAGATACAGGAAATTGCTCAAACCACCGATTTTACTCTTTATTTTTCAGGTCTAAACGTCTCATAGGTATTATCATCAAAAAATATTCTTATTTCCGTGATTTTCCTAGCAGGCTTTTCTATATACCTAATCTCTTGTTTTACAATCTCTTTAGGGGCATTTTCCGCGTTTCTTAATGGCATTTCCTTGCGATTTTCTGAAATAGCCGGCTCTTTGGACGAATTTATGAGATTCTCGTCGAATAAAGAAGGCAGATAATCGCTATTAGAAGAAGAAAAAGATGTCTCTTCTTGAGATGCCATCATTTCACCCTTTCCATAAAGCAACCATTCAAGATTTACATAGTCATACTTTTGATGGAGCTTCATTACAACTTCTAAACTGGGTTTATTCCGATCATTTAAAATATGAGAGAGAGTAGATTGTTGTACTCCGATTGTTTCAGCAAAAACTCTAGGA
The Bacteroides caecimuris DNA segment above includes these coding regions:
- a CDS encoding dihydroorotate dehydrogenase electron transfer subunit, coding for MKKFILDLTVTENIRLNANYVLLKLTSQSLLPEMLPGQFAEIRVDGSPTTFLRRPISINFVDKQRNEVWFLIQLVGDGTRRLAEANSGDTINVVLPLGNAYTMPQEASDKLLLVGGGVGTAPMLYLGEQLAKKGHKPTFLLGARSDKDLLQLEEFAKYGEVYTTTEDGSHGEKGYVTQHSILNKVRFEQIYTCGPKPMMVAVAKYAKSNQIECEVSLENTMACGIGACLCCVENTTEGHLCVCKEGPVFNINKLLWQI
- the trmD gene encoding tRNA (guanosine(37)-N1)-methyltransferase TrmD, yielding MRIDIITVLPEMIEGFFNCSIMKRAQDKGLAEIHIHNLRDYTEDKYRRVDDYPFGGFAGMVMKIEPIERCINALKAERDYDEVIFTTPDGEQFNQPMANSLSLAQNLIILCGHFKGIDYRIREHLITKEISIGDYVLTGGELAAAVMADAIVRIIPGVISDEQSALSDSFQDNLLAAPVYTRPADYKGWKVPDILLSGHEAKIKEWELQQSLERTRKLRPDLLGE
- a CDS encoding transposase family protein → MKTSSSQTIDPVASLSLFLPSGILDYFTLVNHVSQDTCFILYLEEKATIPSEYSDLHLHSKGFLPEIEVQDFPIRGKAVYLRIKRRRWEDPSTGQTYSRDWSLVATGTRITAEFGAFLKELLG
- the dapA gene encoding 4-hydroxy-tetrahydrodipicolinate synthase, which gives rise to MIQTKLKGMGVALITPFKEDESVDYDALMRMVDYLLQNNADFLCVLGTTAETPTLTEEEKKTIKKMVIDRVNGRIPILLGVGGNNTRAIVETLKNDDFTGVDAILSVVPYYNKPSQEGIYQHYKAIAEATELPIVLYNVPGRTGVNMTAETTLRIARDFNNVIAIKEASGNITQMDDIIKNKPENFNVISGDDGITFPLITLGAVGVISVIGNAFPREFSRMTRLALQGDFANALTIHHRFTELFNLLFVDGNPAGVKSMLNAMGMIENKLRLPLVPTRITTFEAIRKVLNELNIKC
- a CDS encoding helix-turn-helix domain-containing protein, which encodes MEIKDRIRIIMEREKVPPRVFAETIGVQQSTLSHILNDRNKPSLEVVMKLHQKYDYVNLEWLLYGKGEMMASQEETSFSSSNSDYLPSLFDENLINSSKEPAISENRKEMPLRNAENAPKEIVKQEIRYIEKPARKITEIRIFFDDNTYETFRPEK
- the ligA gene encoding NAD-dependent DNA ligase LigA gives rise to the protein MDIKEKIEELRAELHRHNYNYYVLNAPEISDKEFDDKMRELQDLEQAHPEYKDENSPTMRVGSDLNKNFTQVAHKYPMLSLANTYSEAEVTDFYDRVRKALNEDFEICCEMKYDGTSISLTYENGKLVRAVTRGDGEKGDDVTDNVKTIRSIPLVLHGDNYPASFEIRGEILMPWEVFEELNREKEAREEPLFANPRNAASGTLKLQNSSIVASRKLDAYLYYLLGDNLPCDGHYENLQEAAKWGFKISDLTRKCQTLEEVFEFINYWDVERKNLPVATDGIVLKVNSLRQQKNLGFTAKSPRWAIAYKFQAERALTRLNKVTYQVGRTGAVTPVANLDSVQLSGTVVKRASLHNADIIEGLDLHIGDMVYVEKGGEIIPKITGVDKDARSFMLGEKVRFIVNCPECGSKLVRYEGEAAHYCPNETACPPQIKGKIEHFISRKAMNIDGLGPETVDMFYRLGLIENTADLYKLTAGDIKGLDRMGEKSAENIVRGIAQSKTVPFERVIFALGIRFVGETVAKKIAKSFENIDDLQQADLERLVSIDEIGEKIAQSILAYFANESNRELVNRLKEAGLQLYRTEEDLSGYTDKLAGQSIVISGVFIHHSRDEYKELIEKNGGKNVGSISAKTSFILAGDNMGPAKLEKAKKLGITILSEDEFLKLIS
- a CDS encoding IS1182 family transposase yields the protein MTKIHFRPYNPNQTVLFPQRIDEDIAENDPVRMVNALVDSLNLESFRKLYKECGRSPYHPRMMLKVILYAYMNNVYSCRKIEKLLHRDIHYIWLAGYEKPDFITINRFRNRVKKEINEVFTQTVLLLSSKGFISLNVEYIDGTKIESKANKYTFVWRKTVERNRERLMKKIHVLLEQTDDVIAQENSSESNEEIEFTPAMLTEMAGELRQALEQVPEPSTKEEKTALKKKRKQLKELEEHRDKLQEYANHLDTLQDRNSYSKTDKDATFMRMKEDAMRNGQTKPGYNLQIGTENQFITDFALFPNPTDTLTMIPFLQSFSGRYDRLAHTVVADSGYGSEENYRFMSENGMEAYVKYNYFHMEQRSRFKPDPFKAENFYYNEEHDFCICPMGQKMQRIGTGHVKTASGYVSENARYRAVRCEGCPLRCRCFKAKGNRTIELNHRLRKYRQKAKELLCSKEGLKHRGQRCIEPEAVFGQMKNNMNYKRFRHFGKDKVFMDFAFFAVAFNIKKMCAKMAKEGMDWLIRRFYEFTVAIFRCCEHINQRNPQNIAA
- a CDS encoding dihydroorotate dehydrogenase; the encoded protein is MADLSVNIGELQMKNPVMTASGTFGYGEEFSDFIDITRIGGIIVKGTTLHKREGNPYPRMAETPSGMLNAVGLQNKGVHYFVEHIYPRIKDIQTNMIVNVSGSAIEDYVKTAEIINELDKIPAIELNISCPNVKQGGMAFGVSAKGASEVVKAVRSAYKKTLIVKLSPNVTDITEIARAAEESGADSVSLINTLLGMAIDAERKRPILSTITGGMSGAAVKPIALRMVWQVAKAVNIPVIGLGGIMDWRDAVEFMLAGATAIQIGTANFIDPAVTIKVEDGINNYLERHGCKSVKEIIGALEV